The Campylobacter sp. CN_NE2 region TCAGCCCACTTCCCCCTTAAAAAGGCAACTTGCAAGATGATTAAATTTATAAATTTGTTTGTAATTTTAATTTACATTGTTGAATTTAAATTTTTTGTTGCTTAAAAAATCTGCTTAGGTAAATTTCACATAAAATAAAATTAATAAACCTATTATTTAAATTTTGATATACTCCTTGTTTTCATAAAATCGGCGTTTGCCACAAAAGGAAAACTTATGATAAATATCGGAATTCACGGCGGAAGCGGTAAAATGGGGACTATGATTTACGAGTGCTTGAAAGGAAATAGCGAAGCAAAAGTAAGTGCGATTTGGACTTTTGAAGAGCTTAGTTATACGCCTAGTTGCGTTGTTACCGAAGATTTTGATGAATTTTTTAACAATTGTGATGTCGTGATTGATTTTACCATAAGACAAGGGGCGTTAAATTTGCTAAATTACGCAAAAAACCACCCAAAACCGATTTGTATGGGAACGACCGGTTTAGGTGAAGACGGCATGGCGCTTTTAAAAGAGTGTAGCGAAAAAATGCCTATACTTTATGCCACAAATATGAGCCTTGGGGTTGCCGTTTTAAACAAACTTGTAGCCCTAGCTTCAAAGGCTTTGCGTGAATTTGATTGTGAGATTGTAGAAATGCACCACAAACACAAAAAAGACGCTCCAAGCGGAACAGCTTTGACACTAGCCCAAAGTGCAGCTACTGCAAGAGATTTAGACTTAAAAAATGTCAGAGTAAGTGGCAGAGACGGACTAATCGGAGAGCGAAGCAAAGATGAAATCGCCGTTATGGCACTTCGCGGTGGCGATATAGTCGGTCGCCACACGGTGGGTTTTTATAATGACGGAGAATATATCGAGCTAAATCACACTGCTACAAGTCGAGCTACTTTCGCAAAAGGTGCGATAAAAGCAGGAATTTGGGTAAGCAAACAAAAAAACGGCTTATACGATATAAATGATTGTTTAGGAATTTAAAATGTGTGCGATTGTAGGAGTTATAAATTCAGAAAACGCAGCTAAAAAGGCGTATTACGGGCTATTTTCTATGCAGCACCGCGGACAAGAATCAAGCGGAATAAGTGCAAGTTTTAACCACCACATAAAAACGATAAAATCGCAAGGGTTGGTAACTGAGATTTTCGGCGAAGCTGAGTTTGAGCTTTTAAAAGGAAATATCGCAATCGGGCACAATCGCTACTCAACAGCAGGAAGCGATAGCCTAAAAGATGCGCAACCCGTTGCCGCAAACTACGCTCTTGGCGAGATTTCAATCGTGCATAATGGAAATTTGGTAAATAAAAACGAAGTTAGAACAAAACTCATCGAAGAAGGCGCGATTTTTCAAAGCGGCATGGATACTGAAAATATTTTGCACCTAATCGCAAGAAGCAAAGAGACGCATTTGCAAGATCGCATTATAGAAGCTGTGAAAAAATGCGTTGGAAGCTATTGTTTGCTTATTTTAAGTAGAAGCAAAATGTTTGCCGTGCGTGATAGATTTGGTGTTAGGCCACTTAGTATCGGAAGACTTAAAGACGGCGGATACATCGTAGCTAGTGAAACTTGTGCTTTTGATTTGGTTGGGGCAGAGTTTGTGCGAGATGTGTGTCCCGGTGAAATGGTGATTTTTGAAGAGGGAAAAAGCGAATTTAAAAGCGTTCAACTTTTTGGGAACACAGATCCTAGAATTTGCGCTTTTGAATATATCTATTTTGCGCGACCTGATAGCATGGTTGATGGTAAAAATGTCTATAATATTCGTAAAAAACTAGGCGAAATTTTGGCTAAAAAATGCGCTAGTATTAAGGCTGATTTGGTTATCCCTGTGCCTGATAGTGGCGTTCCTGCCGCACTTGGCTTTGCAAATGAAAGCAAAATTCCTTTTGAAATGGCGATTGTGCGAAACCACTATGTGGGACGAACTTTCATCGAACCTACGCAAGAAATGCGAAATTTAAAGGTAAAACTCAAACTAAATCCTATGAGCGAAGTTCTAAAAGATAAAAAAATCGTCGTGGTCGATGATAGTATCGTGCGTGGAACGACTAGCAAAAAAATCGTAGAACTTTTGCGAAACGCAGGAGCAAAAGAAATTCACATGTGCGTAGCAAGTCCTGAGATAAAGCACCCGTGCCGCTACGGAATCGACACGCCAAGTTA contains the following coding sequences:
- the dapB gene encoding 4-hydroxy-tetrahydrodipicolinate reductase — encoded protein: MINIGIHGGSGKMGTMIYECLKGNSEAKVSAIWTFEELSYTPSCVVTEDFDEFFNNCDVVIDFTIRQGALNLLNYAKNHPKPICMGTTGLGEDGMALLKECSEKMPILYATNMSLGVAVLNKLVALASKALREFDCEIVEMHHKHKKDAPSGTALTLAQSAATARDLDLKNVRVSGRDGLIGERSKDEIAVMALRGGDIVGRHTVGFYNDGEYIELNHTATSRATFAKGAIKAGIWVSKQKNGLYDINDCLGI
- the purF gene encoding amidophosphoribosyltransferase, whose amino-acid sequence is MCAIVGVINSENAAKKAYYGLFSMQHRGQESSGISASFNHHIKTIKSQGLVTEIFGEAEFELLKGNIAIGHNRYSTAGSDSLKDAQPVAANYALGEISIVHNGNLVNKNEVRTKLIEEGAIFQSGMDTENILHLIARSKETHLQDRIIEAVKKCVGSYCLLILSRSKMFAVRDRFGVRPLSIGRLKDGGYIVASETCAFDLVGAEFVRDVCPGEMVIFEEGKSEFKSVQLFGNTDPRICAFEYIYFARPDSMVDGKNVYNIRKKLGEILAKKCASIKADLVIPVPDSGVPAALGFANESKIPFEMAIVRNHYVGRTFIEPTQEMRNLKVKLKLNPMSEVLKDKKIVVVDDSIVRGTTSKKIVELLRNAGAKEIHMCVASPEIKHPCRYGIDTPSYTELISANMSIEEIRKFIGADSLTFLSIDELITGLGNERKYSLDSFDGDYFIKE